From a region of the Erythrobacter neustonensis genome:
- a CDS encoding S1/P1 nuclease → MRLFAAIVALLALLPAPALAWGDYAHRQTARVAEANVSPASLAKIRALLAKEKELGTPKCPLTTLADAAVWADCIKGEGWRWGYTSAWHYRTAPVCEAFNPRGNCAGGNCVTAQIIRAQRMLADESLPAPIRLEALAFMVHFAGDVHMPLHSGDNEDRGGNDRKADYGIVPDLNLHWIWDGPLAERAISDPADPVVRAYSPAERAELAGGTPDDWGRESWEIARSFVYPTAFDTENLCDGTLPKKTALTQDDIVRGVPIAKRRVQQAGLRIAELLETAFAPGPLAVPDRRGDSPRPAPTVPGGEG, encoded by the coding sequence ATGAGATTGTTCGCAGCCATTGTGGCGTTGCTGGCGCTGCTCCCCGCGCCCGCGCTGGCCTGGGGCGACTATGCGCACCGCCAGACCGCGCGCGTCGCCGAGGCGAACGTCTCGCCCGCCTCGCTGGCGAAGATCCGCGCGCTGCTTGCCAAGGAGAAGGAACTCGGCACGCCCAAATGCCCGCTCACCACGCTCGCCGATGCGGCGGTGTGGGCCGATTGCATCAAGGGCGAAGGCTGGCGCTGGGGCTATACCTCGGCATGGCACTATCGCACTGCGCCGGTGTGCGAGGCGTTCAATCCGCGCGGCAATTGCGCCGGCGGCAACTGCGTGACCGCGCAGATTATCCGCGCGCAGCGGATGCTCGCCGATGAAAGCCTGCCCGCGCCGATCCGGCTGGAGGCGCTGGCCTTCATGGTCCATTTTGCCGGCGACGTGCACATGCCGCTGCATTCGGGCGACAACGAGGACCGCGGCGGCAACGACCGCAAGGCCGATTACGGCATCGTTCCCGACCTGAACCTCCACTGGATCTGGGACGGCCCCCTGGCCGAGCGCGCGATCAGCGATCCCGCCGATCCGGTGGTGCGCGCCTATTCGCCTGCCGAACGGGCAGAGCTTGCCGGCGGCACGCCTGACGACTGGGGCCGCGAAAGCTGGGAGATCGCGCGGAGCTTCGTCTACCCGACCGCGTTCGATACCGAAAACCTGTGCGATGGCACATTGCCAAAGAAGACGGCGCTGACCCAGGACGACATCGTGCGCGGGGTGCCGATCGCCAAACGGCGGGTGCAGCAGGCGGGGCTGAGGATTGCGGAGCTGCTCGAAACCGCCTTTGCGCCGGGGCCGCTGGCGGTGCCAGACAGGCGCGGCGATTCGCCG
- a CDS encoding glutathione S-transferase family protein, producing MKLIIGNKNYSSWSLRGWLAVKQSGLHFDELTVPIMGEEWDRLKHDMGEVQPSSGKVPILWDGDTVVWDSLAILEFCADKVGRERFWPKDETARGMARAMVAEMHSGYQSLRRELPMNIRRRVELPGLSEATRDDIVRILTLWAEARARHGSAGPYLFGTFGAADIFYAPVVTRFQTYGIGVPGFAQAYIEAICEHDWMREWIGAAEEEDWVIEQYEVMA from the coding sequence ATGAAACTGATCATCGGCAACAAGAACTATTCGAGCTGGTCCTTGCGGGGCTGGCTCGCGGTCAAGCAATCGGGCCTGCATTTCGACGAACTCACCGTGCCGATCATGGGCGAGGAATGGGACCGGCTGAAGCACGACATGGGCGAGGTGCAGCCATCGAGCGGCAAGGTGCCGATCCTTTGGGACGGCGACACCGTGGTGTGGGACAGTCTCGCGATCCTCGAATTCTGCGCCGACAAGGTGGGCCGCGAACGGTTCTGGCCCAAGGACGAGACCGCGCGCGGGATGGCGCGGGCGATGGTTGCCGAAATGCACTCGGGCTACCAGTCGCTGCGCCGCGAACTGCCGATGAACATCCGCCGCCGGGTCGAACTGCCCGGCCTTTCCGAAGCCACCCGCGACGATATCGTGCGGATCCTGACGCTGTGGGCCGAAGCCCGCGCGCGCCATGGCAGCGCAGGCCCCTATCTGTTCGGCACTTTTGGCGCAGCCGACATCTTCTATGCCCCGGTCGTGACCCGCTTCCAGACCTACGGGATCGGCGTGCCGGGCTTCGCGCAGGCCTATATCGAAGCGATCTGCGAACATGACTGGATGCGCGAATGGATCGGCGCTGCCGAGGAAGAAGACTGGGTGATCGAACAATACGAGGTGATGGCATGA